From Anaerobacillus alkaliphilus, the proteins below share one genomic window:
- a CDS encoding (Fe-S)-binding protein: MKVSLFLTCLADVVYPASVGKSTVEILERFGCEVDFPKKQTCCGQPAFNSGYHRETKEVAKHMINVFKDAEYVVSPSGSCTTMLHEYVHLFEDELEWKQKAEDLKNKSYELTQFLVDVLNVKDVGAKLEVKATYHTSCHMTRLLGVKTAPITLLKNVEGLKYTELPNKEQCCGFGGTFSVKMLPISEQMVDEKVQHITETDAEVLIGADLGCLMNIGGRINRQGKPIKVMHIAEVLNSR, from the coding sequence TTGAAATATTGGAGCGTTTTGGCTGTGAAGTAGATTTTCCAAAAAAACAAACATGCTGTGGGCAGCCTGCTTTTAACAGTGGTTATCACCGTGAAACAAAAGAAGTAGCGAAGCATATGATTAATGTCTTTAAAGATGCAGAGTATGTGGTATCTCCATCTGGTTCATGTACAACCATGTTACATGAATATGTACACCTTTTTGAAGATGAACTAGAGTGGAAACAAAAAGCAGAAGATCTTAAAAATAAGTCTTATGAATTAACACAGTTTCTTGTAGATGTCTTAAATGTAAAAGATGTAGGTGCGAAGCTAGAAGTAAAAGCAACCTATCATACTTCTTGTCATATGACTCGATTATTAGGAGTGAAAACCGCACCAATTACCCTTTTGAAGAATGTAGAAGGTTTAAAGTATACGGAGTTGCCTAACAAAGAACAGTGTTGCGGGTTTGGTGGAACTTTCTCTGTAAAAATGCTTCCGATCTCAGAACAAATGGTAGACGAAAAAGTTCAGCATATTACAGAGACAGATGCGGAAGTTTTAATTGGAGCTGATCTTGGTTGCTTAATGAATATCGGGGGTAGAATTAATCGTCAAGGAAAACCAATAAAAGTGATGCATATAGCAGAAGTGTTAAATAGTCGCTAA
- a CDS encoding LutB/LldF family L-lactate oxidation iron-sulfur protein codes for MGIKIGEEKFFERVEKGINNDFMRKAVAGAQERMQGRRLDSISTLGNWEEWRNLAEEIRQHTLENLDFYLEQLTENVIKNGGNVFFAETAEDANDYIKSVVSKKNAKKIIKSKSMVTEEISMNQALESIGCEVIETDLGEWILQLDDHDPPSHIVVPALHKNKEQIRETFSEKRGYNKSSDPKELALFARETLRKDFLEGEVGITGCNFAVAESGSISLVTNEGNARLATTIPKTQITVMGMERIVPTWEELDILISMLARSAVGQKLTSYVTGLTGPKQKGDVDGPEEFHLVIVDNGRSKILGTQFQSALQCIRCAACINVCPVYRHVGGHSYGSIYPGPIGAVLNPLLGDYDEYKELPYASSLCAACTDVCPVKIPLHNLLIEHRRVMVENEGKAPFAEKLAMKGYAFAASTPTVYNMGTKTAPSVMGPYTKNGFISDGPGPVKLWTDIRDLPELSKGKDKFRTWFENRDKGGN; via the coding sequence ATGGGGATAAAAATTGGGGAAGAGAAATTTTTTGAGCGGGTAGAAAAAGGTATTAATAATGATTTCATGCGTAAAGCAGTTGCAGGAGCACAAGAGCGTATGCAAGGTCGCCGTCTAGATTCAATCAGTACGTTAGGGAATTGGGAGGAGTGGCGCAACCTTGCGGAAGAAATTCGTCAGCATACACTTGAAAATTTAGATTTTTACTTAGAACAATTAACTGAAAATGTGATAAAAAATGGCGGGAATGTCTTTTTTGCAGAAACAGCTGAGGACGCAAATGATTATATTAAGTCTGTAGTATCCAAGAAGAACGCTAAGAAAATTATTAAATCTAAGTCGATGGTTACTGAAGAGATTAGTATGAATCAAGCCTTAGAATCTATTGGCTGTGAAGTCATTGAAACAGATCTTGGCGAATGGATCTTACAATTAGATGACCATGACCCGCCTTCGCATATTGTTGTTCCTGCCCTTCATAAAAATAAAGAGCAAATTCGCGAAACGTTTAGTGAGAAAAGAGGGTACAACAAGTCTAGTGACCCAAAAGAGCTAGCATTGTTTGCTCGCGAAACATTACGTAAAGACTTCTTAGAAGGGGAAGTTGGTATTACTGGATGCAACTTTGCGGTAGCAGAATCAGGGTCGATTTCCCTTGTTACTAATGAAGGAAATGCCCGATTAGCAACAACAATTCCTAAAACTCAAATTACAGTAATGGGAATGGAAAGAATAGTGCCTACTTGGGAAGAATTGGATATTTTAATTAGCATGCTAGCAAGAAGTGCTGTAGGACAAAAATTAACTAGCTATGTAACAGGCTTAACTGGTCCTAAACAAAAAGGTGATGTAGACGGACCTGAAGAATTTCACTTAGTAATTGTAGATAACGGTAGGTCTAAAATCCTCGGAACGCAGTTTCAAAGTGCATTACAGTGTATAAGGTGTGCGGCTTGTATCAATGTTTGTCCTGTATACCGCCATGTAGGAGGACACTCCTATGGATCTATTTATCCTGGTCCAATAGGAGCGGTGTTAAATCCTCTATTAGGGGACTATGATGAATACAAAGAACTGCCGTATGCTTCTAGCTTATGCGCTGCCTGCACAGATGTTTGTCCAGTGAAAATCCCGCTTCATAACCTGTTAATTGAGCACCGCCGTGTCATGGTAGAAAATGAGGGTAAGGCACCTTTTGCCGAGAAATTGGCAATGAAAGGGTATGCATTTGCCGCTTCAACACCAACTGTTTATAACATGGGAACAAAAACTGCTCCTTCTGTTATGGGACCTTACACAAAAAATGGTTTTATCTCAGATGGACCTGGACCAGTTAAGCTCTGGACAGACATTCGAGACTTACCTGAACTTAGTAAAGGGAAAGATAAGTTTAGAACCTGGTTTGAGAACCGTGACAAGGGAGGGAATTAA
- a CDS encoding LutC/YkgG family protein, whose translation MTIGTAYNKDTFLDNIAKSLGRERKTIGVERPKWKHRPQYEVFKDLGQDELLDELEDQCGRIHTVCKRTQLTNLPHIVKEVIEELGGKSIVSWKDPRFEEYQLVEVFNEFANMDDNKFHVWDPEIGEENIKIAERANIGITFSDITLAESGTVVLFSEKGKGRSVSLLPATYIAIIPKSTIVPRMTQAATKIHQMSQAGRIPSCINFISGPSNSADIELNLVVGVHGPIKATYIIVEDI comes from the coding sequence ATGACAATAGGAACAGCTTATAACAAAGATACGTTTCTAGATAACATTGCTAAATCACTTGGAAGAGAACGTAAAACAATTGGTGTTGAACGTCCGAAATGGAAGCATCGTCCTCAATATGAAGTATTTAAGGATCTGGGCCAAGATGAATTGCTAGATGAATTAGAAGATCAATGTGGACGTATTCATACAGTTTGTAAAAGAACGCAGTTAACAAATTTGCCTCATATCGTTAAAGAAGTGATAGAGGAGTTAGGTGGAAAATCAATTGTTAGCTGGAAGGATCCTCGCTTTGAAGAATATCAATTAGTTGAAGTCTTTAACGAGTTTGCTAATATGGATGATAATAAATTTCATGTTTGGGATCCGGAAATTGGTGAGGAAAATATAAAAATAGCAGAAAGAGCTAACATTGGAATTACGTTTTCAGATATAACTTTAGCTGAGTCAGGAACTGTTGTCTTATTTAGTGAAAAAGGAAAAGGCAGATCTGTGAGTCTACTTCCAGCAACATATATTGCTATAATTCCTAAAAGTACAATCGTACCAAGAATGACACAAGCAGCTACAAAAATACACCAAATGTCACAGGCTGGGCGCATCCCATCATGCATCAATTTTATCTCTGGACCTAGTAACAGTGCAGATATTGAATTGAATTTGGTTGTTGGTGTTCATGGCCCAATTAAAGCAACATATATAATTGTTGAAGATATATAA
- a CDS encoding IS3 family transposase (programmed frameshift), with the protein MTKFTSDTKLMIIEGYNSKITSQKEYAKQLGVTRAQFQYWLKLYELHGEEGLKNTYTNCSVGFKLDVLNYMVQTGASLMDTAALFKLSSYTMVYDWQKKMEVGGVEALEPKQKGRLSMKNKSTNQPKEAPAKGSVEAYEARIRQLEMENEYFKKVECLSSKKITKQDKAQVVYELRHKYPVKALVKLADIPRSTYYDLVKRMKRPDSDSDLKAEIKAIYEEHEGRYGYRRIRDELTIRGQKVNHKKVQRIMKELGLKCLVRMKKYKSYKGTVGKIAPNHLDRQFTADAPNQKWVTDITEFKLFGEKLYLSPVLDLFNGEIITYTIGSRPTYSLVSKMLEKALERLPEEHELLMHSDQGWHYQMKQYCHALQERGIIQSMSRKGNCYDNSVMENFFGIMKSEFLYYKEFESIEHFMQELEKYMKYYNTKRMKAKLKMSPVQYRTHFEQAA; encoded by the exons ATGACTAAATTTACAAGTGATACGAAATTAATGATCATTGAAGGCTATAACTCGAAAATAACTTCTCAAAAAGAATATGCAAAGCAGCTAGGTGTTACAAGAGCACAATTCCAATATTGGTTGAAGTTATATGAATTACATGGAGAAGAAGGACTTAAAAACACCTATACAAACTGTTCTGTTGGATTTAAACTAGATGTACTAAACTACATGGTTCAAACTGGTGCGTCATTAATGGATACCGCAGCCCTTTTTAAACTCTCTAGTTATACAATGGTGTATGATTGGCAGAAAAAGATGGAGGTTGGTGGTGTAGAAGCCCTTGAACCGAAACAAAAGGGACGTCTATCCATGAAAAATAAATCTACTAACCAACCAAAAGAGGCACCAGCCAAAGGATCAGTCGAGGCATATGAAGCGCGTATAAGACAATTAGAAATGGAAAATGAGTATT TTAAAAAAGTTGAATGCCTTAGTTCAAAAAAAATCACCAAACAAGACAAAGCACAAGTAGTCTATGAATTAAGGCATAAATACCCGGTGAAGGCACTCGTGAAGCTCGCTGATATTCCACGTAGTACATACTATGATTTAGTGAAGAGAATGAAACGTCCAGATTCAGACAGTGATTTAAAAGCTGAAATTAAGGCCATTTATGAAGAACATGAAGGTCGTTACGGTTACCGTCGTATTCGTGATGAGCTAACAATTCGTGGGCAAAAAGTGAATCACAAAAAGGTTCAACGTATCATGAAAGAGCTTGGTCTAAAATGTCTGGTACGCATGAAAAAATATAAATCTTACAAAGGTACTGTAGGAAAAATCGCGCCGAATCATTTAGATCGCCAATTTACAGCGGATGCCCCAAATCAGAAGTGGGTAACGGATATTACAGAGTTTAAATTATTTGGTGAGAAACTCTATTTATCACCTGTATTAGATTTATTTAATGGAGAAATTATTACGTATACAATCGGCTCAAGACCAACATATTCACTTGTTTCAAAGATGTTAGAGAAAGCTCTAGAGAGGTTACCAGAAGAGCATGAACTACTAATGCATTCAGACCAAGGTTGGCATTATCAGATGAAACAGTATTGTCATGCCCTCCAAGAAAGAGGAATCATTCAAAGTATGTCTCGTAAAGGAAACTGTTACGATAATTCGGTGATGGAAAATTTCTTTGGGATTATGAAATCAGAATTCCTTTATTATAAGGAATTTGAAAGTATAGAGCATTTTATGCAAGAACTGGAAAAGTATATGAAATACTATAATACGAAACGGATGAAGGCAAAATTAAAAATGAGTCCGGTACAATACCGAACTCATTTTGAGCAAGCTGCCTGA
- a CDS encoding RsfA family transcriptional regulator, producing MKIRQDAWSSEDDLLLAETVLRHIREGGTQLKAFDEVGDELNRTSAACGFRWNAVVRNQYNEAIKLAKKQRKEMKRRMSFKPTTVHTQMETAMMPTMTASEVHVMTKNHQPQHQNIGLKEVLNFIQSLASNEGSSSELRKENEKLMRENLQLMTEKKELETKLSKLENDHRVVEEDYQSLIQIMNRARRMALLQDEEEQVQSPKFRMDKNGNLEKIAK from the coding sequence ATGAAAATTAGACAGGATGCATGGTCATCAGAAGACGATTTATTATTAGCAGAAACAGTTTTGCGCCACATTAGAGAAGGTGGTACACAGCTAAAAGCCTTTGATGAAGTAGGAGATGAGTTAAACCGTACGTCAGCTGCATGCGGGTTCCGCTGGAATGCCGTAGTTAGAAATCAGTATAACGAAGCAATAAAACTAGCAAAAAAACAAAGAAAAGAAATGAAAAGAAGAATGTCATTTAAACCAACGACGGTTCATACTCAAATGGAGACAGCAATGATGCCTACGATGACAGCTTCTGAAGTACATGTGATGACAAAAAATCATCAACCACAACATCAGAATATTGGTCTGAAAGAGGTACTTAACTTTATTCAATCATTAGCATCAAATGAAGGTAGTTCATCTGAATTAAGAAAAGAAAATGAAAAGCTAATGAGAGAAAACCTTCAACTAATGACTGAGAAAAAAGAGTTAGAAACTAAGCTTTCTAAACTTGAAAACGACCACCGCGTTGTTGAAGAAGACTACCAATCCTTAATTCAAATTATGAATCGTGCTCGTCGAATGGCATTACTTCAAGATGAAGAAGAGCAAGTACAATCACCTAAATTCCGGATGGATAAGAATGGAAATCTTGAAAAAATAGCAAAATAA
- a CDS encoding AAA family ATPase encodes MDLFNYSSKNNDNLKGPLANRMRPRTINEVVGQDHIFGKGSLLRRAIEADRLTPMIFFGPPGTGKTTIARVIANSTSATFEQLNAVTAGIADIRKVIDEAKERLLMYSKKTVLFIDEIHRFNKGQQDALLPNVEDGTVILIGATTESPMFEINQALLSRSRLFQLKPHNEEDIRKILNHALLDKERGFGNYQVTISDEALDHFVNVSNGDARSALNALELAVLTTNPDSKGCISITLQIAEESIQKRIVRYDKKGDNHYDTISAFIKSIRGSDPDATLYWLAKMLYAGEDPKFIARRLYVHAAEDIGLADPNALLIVQAAAYAVNFIGMPEARIPLAEAALYLATAPKSNAVIVGIDNALEAVKKEKTGEVPVHLRDAHYKGAKELGHGVGYKYPHNYEKNYVSQQYLPDHMLGKNFYKPSENGYELTVTKRLDYFEKRKKM; translated from the coding sequence GTGGATTTATTTAACTATTCTTCAAAAAATAATGATAACTTAAAAGGACCTTTAGCAAATCGGATGCGTCCTAGAACCATTAATGAAGTGGTCGGCCAAGACCATATTTTTGGCAAGGGTTCCTTACTTAGACGTGCTATTGAAGCTGATCGTCTTACACCAATGATATTTTTCGGACCACCTGGAACTGGAAAGACAACAATTGCAAGGGTTATTGCAAATTCAACTTCAGCAACATTTGAACAGTTAAATGCTGTAACAGCTGGAATTGCCGACATAAGAAAAGTGATTGACGAAGCAAAAGAACGTCTTTTGATGTACAGTAAAAAAACAGTCTTGTTTATAGACGAGATCCATAGATTTAATAAAGGCCAACAAGATGCCTTGTTACCAAACGTTGAAGACGGAACAGTTATTTTAATTGGTGCAACAACTGAAAGTCCCATGTTTGAGATTAATCAAGCTCTACTTTCTAGATCAAGGTTGTTTCAACTTAAACCACATAATGAGGAAGACATTAGAAAAATACTAAATCATGCCCTTTTGGACAAAGAACGAGGATTTGGAAACTATCAAGTTACTATTTCGGATGAAGCACTTGATCATTTTGTGAATGTTTCAAATGGAGATGCAAGATCTGCTCTGAACGCTCTTGAACTCGCCGTTTTAACTACCAATCCAGACTCTAAAGGGTGTATTAGTATTACTTTACAGATTGCCGAAGAGTCAATTCAAAAGCGCATAGTCAGATATGACAAAAAGGGTGATAACCACTACGATACAATTTCTGCGTTTATTAAAAGTATACGTGGTTCAGATCCAGATGCAACACTATATTGGCTTGCAAAAATGTTGTACGCAGGAGAAGATCCAAAGTTTATCGCGAGAAGATTATATGTTCATGCCGCAGAGGATATTGGTTTAGCAGACCCTAATGCCTTACTAATTGTACAGGCTGCTGCCTATGCAGTTAATTTCATCGGTATGCCTGAAGCAAGAATTCCATTAGCGGAAGCAGCACTTTATTTAGCAACTGCGCCTAAAAGTAATGCTGTTATTGTAGGGATTGATAATGCTTTAGAAGCGGTAAAAAAGGAGAAAACAGGTGAAGTACCTGTACATTTAAGAGATGCTCATTATAAAGGTGCAAAAGAATTGGGGCATGGAGTAGGCTATAAATATCCCCATAATTATGAAAAGAACTACGTCTCCCAACAATATTTGCCTGATCATATGCTTGGAAAAAATTTCTACAAACCATCAGAAAACGGCTATGAGTTGACTGTAACGAAACGTTTAGACTACTTCGAAAAACGAAAAAAAATGTAA
- a CDS encoding YczE/YyaS/YitT family protein: protein MGTNKRILGRRWLIFIVGLLIMSLGIVLMIEANLGVAPWDVLHIGLTKQVGLTVGSWSIIVGFCIISITSLLTKELPKLGAFINMVLVGVFIDIFRLFIETPATTVGQYVMLLVGVIVCGYGIGLYIAPKCGAGPRDSLMIAITELSGWKVQHVRLVMEIIVLIIGWQLGGPVFIGTVIFSLTIGNVVGYTLPQCQTLVDRMIERGIQIENIDKGTLRVNNHDGVSKEAR from the coding sequence TTGGGGACAAACAAACGAATATTAGGTAGAAGATGGCTTATTTTCATAGTAGGTTTACTTATTATGTCTTTAGGAATAGTCTTAATGATTGAAGCAAACTTAGGCGTTGCACCATGGGATGTTCTTCATATAGGGTTAACGAAACAAGTAGGCCTTACAGTTGGATCTTGGTCAATCATTGTAGGTTTTTGTATTATTTCAATCACAAGTTTATTAACGAAAGAGTTACCTAAACTAGGGGCCTTTATTAACATGGTACTTGTAGGTGTATTTATTGACATTTTCCGACTTTTTATTGAGACACCTGCCACAACCGTAGGTCAATATGTTATGCTTTTGGTTGGAGTCATTGTCTGTGGATATGGAATTGGTCTATATATTGCACCAAAATGTGGTGCAGGCCCGAGAGATAGTCTAATGATTGCAATTACTGAATTGAGTGGTTGGAAAGTTCAACACGTTCGTCTTGTAATGGAAATCATTGTATTAATCATTGGTTGGCAATTAGGTGGACCAGTATTTATCGGAACAGTTATTTTTAGTTTAACAATTGGTAATGTTGTAGGTTATACACTACCACAATGTCAAACTTTAGTAGATCGAATGATAGAAAGAGGGATACAAATTGAAAATATCGACAAAGGGACGCTACGGGTTAACAATCATGATGGCGTTAGCAAAGAAGCACGGTGA
- the cymR gene encoding cysteine metabolism transcriptional regulator CymR, translated as MKISTKGRYGLTIMMALAKKHGEGPVSLKSIAKDYDLSEHYLEQLIAPLRNALLVKSVRGAYGGYMLAKEADKITAGDIIRVLEGPISPVEVLDDEEPAKRDLWIKIRDAVKDVLDNTTLEDLANFEDKGNQEYYMFYI; from the coding sequence TTGAAAATATCGACAAAGGGACGCTACGGGTTAACAATCATGATGGCGTTAGCAAAGAAGCACGGTGAAGGGCCGGTATCATTAAAGTCTATAGCAAAGGATTACGATCTTTCAGAACATTATCTAGAACAGTTAATTGCACCTCTTCGAAATGCGCTACTAGTGAAAAGTGTCCGTGGGGCTTATGGCGGCTACATGTTAGCTAAAGAAGCAGACAAAATCACAGCCGGTGATATCATTCGGGTGTTAGAAGGACCAATTAGTCCTGTTGAAGTACTTGATGATGAGGAACCTGCAAAACGAGATCTTTGGATCAAGATTAGAGATGCTGTTAAAGACGTGTTAGATAACACAACTTTGGAGGATTTAGCAAACTTTGAAGACAAAGGAAACCAAGAATACTATATGTTTTATATTTAG
- a CDS encoding cysteine desulfurase family protein — translation MNPIYVDHAATSPTHPKVVEAMLPYFYENFGNPSSIHQFGRKTRQAIDEARAYLAKTINAEEKEIIFTSGGTEADNLAVIGFAMANQDKGKHIITSAIEHHALLHTCDYLEKQGFELTYLPVDESGKISIEELKQSLRQDTILVSIMFGNNEVGTIQPITEIGQLLSEHGIAFHTDAVQAYGIETIDVKEMNIDFLSVSSHKINGPKGVGFLYANSQRRIQPSLYGGDQERKRRAGTENVAGIVGMKVAAKLAFEQQIEKRAQYNSFRNQMVTIFRNSGINFQINGDQETYLPHILNVSFEGVGVESLLVNLDLLGIAASSGSACTAGSLEPSHVLANMFRNDTPRVMSAIRFSFGLGNTKEEINLVANETVKIVQRIKQ, via the coding sequence ATGAATCCTATCTACGTAGATCATGCAGCTACTTCACCAACACATCCTAAAGTTGTAGAAGCAATGCTGCCTTATTTTTATGAAAACTTTGGCAATCCATCAAGCATTCATCAATTTGGTCGAAAAACTAGACAAGCTATTGACGAAGCACGAGCGTATTTAGCCAAAACAATCAATGCCGAAGAAAAAGAAATCATCTTTACCAGTGGAGGTACCGAGGCAGATAATCTAGCCGTAATTGGTTTTGCCATGGCAAACCAAGATAAAGGTAAGCATATTATCACATCTGCTATTGAACATCATGCACTTTTACATACGTGTGATTATTTAGAGAAGCAAGGTTTTGAGCTTACCTACCTACCTGTGGATGAAAGTGGTAAGATTTCCATAGAAGAATTAAAGCAATCTCTTCGTCAAGATACAATATTAGTGTCAATCATGTTTGGAAATAACGAGGTAGGGACGATTCAGCCGATAACTGAAATAGGACAATTGTTGTCTGAGCATGGAATTGCTTTTCATACTGACGCAGTTCAAGCATACGGAATTGAAACAATTGACGTAAAAGAAATGAACATTGATTTCTTAAGTGTTTCCTCTCACAAGATTAACGGTCCAAAAGGAGTAGGCTTCCTTTATGCTAATAGTCAAAGGAGGATACAACCTAGTCTTTATGGTGGTGACCAGGAAAGAAAAAGACGAGCAGGGACAGAGAATGTAGCGGGAATAGTAGGGATGAAGGTAGCAGCCAAGCTTGCTTTTGAACAACAAATTGAAAAGCGAGCTCAATATAATTCTTTCAGAAATCAGATGGTTACTATTTTTAGAAATTCAGGTATTAACTTTCAAATTAACGGTGATCAAGAAACATACTTACCGCACATTTTAAATGTAAGTTTTGAGGGAGTAGGGGTTGAGTCATTGCTAGTTAACCTTGACTTATTAGGTATTGCAGCATCTAGTGGATCAGCGTGTACTGCTGGAAGCTTAGAGCCTTCCCATGTGTTAGCAAACATGTTTCGCAATGATACACCACGAGTCATGTCAGCTATTCGCTTTAGCTTTGGTCTAGGTAACACCAAAGAAGAGATTAACCTAGTAGCAAATGAAACCGTAAAAATTGTTCAGAGAATTAAACAGTAA
- the mnmA gene encoding tRNA 2-thiouridine(34) synthase MnmA, producing MLQNNKAPKDTRVVVGMSGGVDSSVAAYLLKEQGYDVIGIFMKNWDDTDENGVCTATEDYNDVIRVCNQIGIPYYAVNFEKQYWDKVFTYFLDEYKAGRTPNPDVMCNKEIKFKAFLDHAMSLGADYLATGHYARVAFRDGEYKMLRGVDENKDQTYFLNALGQDQLSKTMFPIGDLPKKEVREIAQKAQLATANKKDSTGICFIGERNFKEFLGQFLPAQPGEMQTFEGEVKGKHDGLMYYTLGQRHGLGIGGSGEPWFAAGKDLEKNILFVAQGFHHPSLYSEGLTATNINWVSNQEVPQTFTCTAKFRYRQPDNGVTVYLEEDGTAKVIFDEPQRAITPGQAVVFYRDDECLGGGTIDKIIKKVD from the coding sequence ATGCTACAAAACAACAAAGCACCAAAGGATACAAGGGTAGTAGTTGGAATGTCAGGTGGGGTTGACTCATCTGTAGCTGCCTATCTTTTGAAGGAACAAGGGTACGACGTAATTGGTATCTTTATGAAAAACTGGGATGATACAGACGAAAATGGAGTTTGTACAGCAACTGAAGATTATAATGATGTCATCCGTGTCTGTAATCAAATTGGTATTCCATATTACGCAGTTAATTTCGAAAAACAGTATTGGGACAAGGTTTTCACTTATTTCTTAGATGAATACAAAGCAGGAAGAACGCCAAATCCTGATGTAATGTGTAACAAAGAAATAAAGTTTAAAGCCTTCTTAGATCATGCGATGTCTCTGGGGGCGGATTATTTAGCAACAGGGCATTATGCAAGAGTAGCATTCCGTGATGGAGAATACAAAATGCTTCGTGGTGTTGATGAGAATAAAGATCAAACCTACTTTTTAAACGCGTTAGGACAAGATCAATTATCCAAGACGATGTTTCCGATTGGAGATCTACCAAAGAAAGAGGTACGCGAAATTGCTCAAAAGGCACAATTAGCTACAGCCAATAAAAAGGATAGTACTGGGATTTGTTTTATTGGGGAGCGTAACTTCAAAGAATTTTTAGGTCAATTTTTACCTGCGCAACCAGGGGAAATGCAAACCTTTGAAGGTGAAGTGAAAGGAAAGCATGATGGGTTAATGTACTATACATTAGGGCAACGTCATGGTCTTGGTATTGGTGGTTCTGGTGAACCGTGGTTTGCTGCAGGGAAGGATTTAGAAAAGAATATTTTATTTGTAGCTCAAGGCTTCCATCATCCGAGTTTATACTCAGAAGGTTTAACAGCAACTAATATTAACTGGGTTAGTAATCAAGAGGTTCCTCAAACATTTACCTGCACCGCTAAATTTCGTTACCGACAGCCAGATAATGGAGTCACAGTGTATCTTGAAGAAGATGGAACGGCCAAAGTGATCTTTGATGAGCCGCAGCGTGCGATTACGCCTGGACAAGCTGTAGTTTTCTATCGAGATGATGAGTGCTTAGGTGGCGGAACAATTGATAAAATAATTAAAAAAGTGGACTGA
- a CDS encoding tetratricopeptide repeat protein, with the protein MENKQAEAAKLIQEGKVEEAAKLLNEAIAENPNDAVAYVNFGHLLSVIGERDRAITFYNRAIEIDSTMATAFYGAGNTYFEQDKFEEAIGMFKEAIANGLVEADAYFMLGLCYSNMGVFPYALANFLTATEKNPNDIDALFQYGITLAQTEQIDEAIAVLERVITSDENHADAYYNLGVAYAFKEDGKKALEMFEAALKIQPGHLLAGNGKKQLEALLQDE; encoded by the coding sequence ATGGAAAATAAACAAGCTGAGGCAGCGAAATTGATTCAAGAAGGTAAAGTAGAAGAGGCCGCAAAATTATTAAATGAAGCAATAGCAGAGAACCCAAATGATGCTGTTGCGTACGTGAATTTTGGCCATTTACTATCGGTTATTGGTGAACGTGATCGAGCAATCACATTCTATAATCGGGCAATTGAGATAGATTCGACAATGGCTACAGCCTTTTATGGTGCTGGAAATACATATTTTGAACAAGATAAATTCGAAGAAGCGATTGGTATGTTTAAAGAGGCGATTGCTAACGGTTTGGTCGAGGCTGATGCTTACTTTATGCTAGGGCTTTGTTATTCAAATATGGGTGTTTTTCCGTATGCATTAGCTAACTTCTTGACAGCAACTGAAAAAAATCCAAATGATATTGATGCTCTCTTCCAATATGGAATAACACTAGCACAAACAGAACAAATTGATGAGGCAATTGCTGTTCTTGAGAGAGTAATAACTTCAGATGAAAATCACGCAGATGCTTATTATAATCTAGGTGTAGCCTATGCTTTTAAAGAAGATGGAAAAAAGGCTTTAGAGATGTTTGAAGCGGCGCTAAAGATCCAACCAGGTCATCTTTTGGCAGGGAACGGAAAAAAACAACTAGAGGCATTGCTCCAAGACGAATAA